A part of Micromonospora chersina genomic DNA contains:
- a CDS encoding nucleotidyl transferase AbiEii/AbiGii toxin family protein has translation MTHLHDFYREVARVALAAAGPHRFVLGGGVAWAAHGLVTRPTEDVDLFADVEGAAAAAAAGVRAALERAGYRVVEADPDSELGELFDGYDRDLRDFVVSRDGREIRLSLARLDRYRSPVVMDLGPVMDVRDLIANKTAALVNRREVRDYIDVSAALDRYTVTELLELARQVDPALDTDDVRAAGRYLDRVPDRRFARYGLDPGQIAGVRRRMAAWPR, from the coding sequence GTGACCCATCTGCACGACTTCTACCGGGAGGTGGCCCGGGTGGCCCTCGCGGCCGCCGGCCCTCACCGGTTCGTGCTCGGCGGCGGGGTGGCCTGGGCGGCGCACGGCCTGGTCACCCGCCCCACCGAGGACGTGGACCTCTTCGCCGACGTGGAGGGCGCCGCCGCCGCCGCGGCGGCCGGGGTGCGGGCCGCCCTGGAGCGGGCCGGCTACCGGGTGGTCGAGGCCGATCCGGACAGCGAGCTGGGTGAGCTCTTCGACGGCTACGACCGGGACCTGCGGGACTTCGTGGTCAGCCGGGACGGCCGGGAGATCCGCCTCAGCCTGGCGCGGCTCGACCGCTACCGCAGCCCCGTTGTGATGGACCTGGGGCCGGTGATGGACGTCCGGGACCTGATCGCCAACAAGACGGCCGCGCTGGTCAACCGCCGCGAGGTCCGCGACTACATCGACGTGTCGGCCGCGCTGGACCGGTACACGGTGACCGAGCTGCTGGAGCTGGCCCGGCAGGTCGACCCGGCGCTGGACACCGACGACGTCCGGGCGGCGGGCCGCTACCTGGACCGGGTGCCGGACCGCCGGTTCGCCCGCTACGGCCTGGACCCCGGTCAGATCGCCGGGGTCCGCCGCCGGATGGCCGCCTGGCCGCGCTGA
- a CDS encoding geranylgeranyl reductase family protein codes for MIIWDLVVVGGGPAGLSAAHAAARAGARTLVVERATHPRYKTCGGGLIGTSLAEVANRIEVPAHDRVDRVTFTRDGRRGFTRRHSAPLVAMVRREEFDDRLRAAAVAAGAEVREGVAVRAVEQDPDEVRLRLADGDTVRARAVIGADGSSGVTARHVGVTWRQVDLGLELELPVPPAEQDRWRGRVLLDWGPVPGSYAWVFPKGDRLTVGVIAGRGEGERTRAYLRDFVARLGLSGVVPQHDSGHLTRCRAEDSPLRRGRVLVAGDAAGLLEPWSREGISFALRSGRLAGEAVAGGDLDAYEREVRLRLVPEMRAGHRLLEVFERRPEVFHALLATPPGWRMFVRFCLGQASFERTLARRPVRAGLALLDRLPARRPSATAAGQVRGR; via the coding sequence GTGATCATCTGGGACCTCGTCGTCGTCGGTGGCGGTCCGGCCGGCCTCTCCGCCGCGCACGCGGCGGCCCGGGCCGGTGCGCGCACCCTGGTGGTCGAGCGGGCCACCCACCCCCGGTACAAGACCTGCGGCGGCGGGCTGATCGGCACCTCGCTGGCCGAGGTCGCCAACCGGATCGAGGTGCCCGCGCACGACCGGGTCGACCGGGTCACGTTCACCCGGGACGGGCGACGCGGCTTCACCCGCCGGCACTCCGCGCCCCTGGTGGCCATGGTCCGCCGGGAGGAGTTCGACGACCGGCTGCGTGCCGCCGCGGTCGCCGCCGGGGCCGAGGTCCGCGAGGGCGTCGCCGTCCGCGCCGTCGAGCAGGACCCCGACGAGGTACGCCTGCGGCTGGCCGACGGCGACACGGTACGCGCCCGCGCGGTGATCGGCGCCGACGGCTCCTCCGGCGTGACGGCCCGCCACGTCGGGGTGACCTGGCGGCAGGTCGACCTGGGGCTGGAGCTGGAGCTGCCGGTCCCGCCCGCCGAGCAGGACCGCTGGCGCGGGCGGGTGCTCCTCGACTGGGGCCCGGTCCCCGGCTCGTACGCCTGGGTCTTCCCGAAGGGTGACCGGCTCACGGTCGGGGTCATCGCGGGCCGAGGCGAGGGTGAACGGACCCGCGCCTACCTGCGCGACTTCGTGGCCCGGCTGGGCCTGTCCGGGGTCGTCCCGCAGCACGACTCGGGGCACCTGACCCGGTGCCGGGCGGAGGACTCGCCGCTGCGCCGCGGCCGGGTGCTGGTCGCCGGCGACGCGGCGGGCCTGCTGGAGCCGTGGAGCCGGGAGGGCATCAGCTTCGCCCTGCGGTCGGGCCGGCTGGCCGGGGAGGCGGTGGCCGGCGGCGACCTCGACGCCTACGAGCGGGAGGTCCGCCTCCGGCTGGTGCCGGAGATGCGGGCGGGGCACCGGCTGCTGGAGGTCTTCGAACGGCGGCCCGAGGTGTTCCACGCGCTGCTGGCCACCCCGCCCGGCTGGCGGATGTTCGTCCGCTTCTGCCTGGGTCAGGCCAGCTTCGAGCGGACCCTCGCCCGCCGCCCGGTGCGGGCCGGCCTGGCGCTGCTGGACCGGCTGCCGGCGCGACGGCCGAGCGCCACGGCCGCGGGCCAGGTCAGGGGACGATGA
- a CDS encoding bifunctional metallophosphatase/5'-nucleotidase: protein MTTSSGASRRQVLAVAAAAATAPLIAGAPAEAASKPSKTWDLTVLGTSDTHGNVYNWDYYRDAEFDDSKHNDVGVAKLATLVNQIRAERKGKATLVLDAGDTIQGTPLATYYAKQEPITETGATHPMANAMNVLKYDAVTLGNHEFNYGLPLLATWIGQLGFPALAANAINEKTGKPAFLPYVIKEVALGGYDSPTLKVGILGLTNPGVAIWDKANVEGRLVFADMVATAAKWVPVMRERGADLVIISAHGGDSGTSSYGPELPNENPVALIAEQVPGIDAILFGHAHNEVPQKFVTNKATGVQVLTSEPSKWGQRLTRMDFTVTKVKGRWQVVSKSATTLNTNTVVEDPAVLAAVRGQHDTTVGYVNQVVAQSTEELSTVESRYKDTPILDFINHVQAEVVSKALAGTAYAGLPVLSQASPFSRTAVFPAGDVRIRDVAGLYVFDNTLEAVVMTGAEVKAYLEYSAKYFKTWAAGDTIDLPNINDPNVPDYNYDVISGLEYDIDIAKPVGQRITRLVLPGTDTPVAADAQFVVAVNNYRRSGGGNFPGIVKTQVYNQQQEIRQLLIDWAQAKGEIRPGDFFVDNWKLVRDGVPVF, encoded by the coding sequence ATGACCACCTCCTCCGGCGCCTCGCGCCGCCAGGTGCTGGCCGTCGCGGCCGCCGCCGCGACCGCCCCCCTGATCGCCGGCGCTCCCGCCGAGGCCGCGTCGAAGCCGTCGAAGACCTGGGACCTCACCGTCCTCGGCACCTCGGACACCCACGGCAACGTCTACAACTGGGACTACTACCGCGACGCGGAGTTCGACGACAGCAAGCACAACGACGTCGGCGTCGCGAAGCTGGCCACCCTGGTCAACCAGATCCGCGCGGAGCGCAAGGGCAAGGCGACCCTGGTGCTGGACGCCGGCGACACCATCCAGGGCACCCCGCTGGCCACGTACTACGCCAAGCAGGAGCCGATCACCGAGACCGGCGCGACGCACCCGATGGCCAACGCCATGAACGTGCTGAAGTACGACGCCGTCACGCTCGGCAACCACGAGTTCAACTACGGCCTGCCGCTGCTCGCCACCTGGATCGGCCAGCTCGGCTTCCCGGCCCTGGCCGCGAACGCGATCAACGAGAAGACCGGCAAGCCGGCCTTCCTGCCGTACGTGATCAAGGAGGTCGCGCTCGGCGGCTACGACTCCCCCACTCTGAAGGTCGGCATCCTCGGCCTGACCAACCCCGGCGTGGCCATCTGGGACAAGGCCAACGTCGAGGGCCGGCTGGTCTTCGCCGACATGGTGGCCACCGCCGCCAAGTGGGTGCCGGTGATGCGGGAGCGCGGCGCCGACCTGGTCATCATCTCCGCCCACGGCGGCGACAGCGGCACCTCCAGCTACGGGCCGGAGCTGCCGAACGAGAACCCGGTGGCGCTGATCGCCGAGCAGGTGCCCGGCATCGACGCCATCCTCTTCGGCCACGCCCACAACGAGGTGCCGCAGAAGTTCGTCACCAACAAGGCCACCGGCGTGCAGGTGCTCACCTCGGAGCCGTCGAAGTGGGGCCAGCGGCTGACCCGGATGGACTTCACCGTCACCAAGGTCAAGGGCCGGTGGCAGGTGGTCAGCAAGTCCGCCACCACGCTGAACACGAACACCGTGGTCGAGGACCCGGCGGTGCTCGCGGCCGTGCGCGGCCAGCACGACACGACCGTCGGGTACGTCAACCAGGTCGTGGCGCAGTCCACGGAGGAACTGTCGACCGTCGAGTCGCGGTACAAGGACACCCCGATCCTGGACTTCATCAACCACGTCCAGGCCGAGGTGGTCAGCAAGGCGCTGGCCGGCACCGCGTACGCGGGCCTGCCGGTGCTGTCGCAGGCGTCGCCGTTCAGCCGGACCGCCGTCTTCCCGGCCGGTGACGTGCGGATCCGCGACGTCGCCGGCCTGTACGTCTTCGACAACACCCTCGAGGCGGTCGTCATGACCGGCGCCGAGGTGAAGGCGTACCTGGAGTACTCGGCGAAGTACTTCAAGACCTGGGCGGCCGGGGACACCATCGACCTGCCGAACATCAACGACCCGAACGTCCCGGACTACAACTACGACGTCATCTCGGGGCTCGAGTACGACATCGACATCGCCAAGCCGGTCGGGCAGCGGATCACCCGCCTGGTCCTGCCGGGCACCGACACCCCGGTCGCCGCGGACGCCCAGTTCGTCGTGGCGGTCAACAACTACCGGCGCAGCGGGGGCGGCAACTTCCCGGGCATCGTGAAGACCCAGGTCTACAACCAGCAGCAGGAGATCCGCCAGCTGCTGATCGACTGGGCGCAGGCCAAGGGCGAGATCCGGCCGGGCGACTTCTTCGTCGACAACTGGAAGCTGGTCCGCGACGGCGTGCCCGTCTTCTGA
- a CDS encoding SDR family oxidoreductase: MSEDQYTQQDPTRQYGQQQGQPGQQQSAPGTEREMGPKPDHGEESYRGSDRLSGKRAVITGGDSGIGRAVALAYAREGADVLISYLGEEEEADARETVSLVEQAGRKGVAVRCDLREEANCRALIERALSDLGGIDILVNNAAFQMSQDNGILDITTAQFDRVFKTNVYAMFWLCKFAVPHLPEGSAIVNSSSIQAFNPAPQLLDYATTKAAIANFTKALALNLADRGIRVNAVAPGPVWTPLIPATMPEEKVKQFGTDTPLGRPAQPAELAPAYVFFASQESSYVTGEILGVTGGKPTK, encoded by the coding sequence GTGAGCGAGGACCAGTACACCCAGCAGGACCCCACCCGCCAGTACGGCCAGCAGCAGGGCCAGCCCGGCCAGCAGCAGTCCGCGCCCGGCACCGAGCGGGAGATGGGCCCGAAGCCGGACCACGGCGAGGAGTCGTACCGGGGCAGCGACCGGCTCTCCGGCAAGCGGGCGGTGATCACCGGCGGTGACTCCGGGATCGGCCGGGCGGTCGCCCTCGCGTACGCCCGGGAGGGCGCCGACGTGCTCATCTCCTACCTCGGCGAGGAGGAGGAGGCGGACGCCCGGGAGACCGTCAGCCTGGTCGAGCAGGCCGGCCGCAAGGGCGTCGCCGTGCGGTGCGACCTGCGTGAGGAGGCGAACTGCCGGGCGCTGATCGAGCGGGCGCTGTCCGACCTCGGCGGCATCGACATCCTGGTCAACAACGCGGCCTTCCAGATGTCGCAGGACAACGGCATCCTCGACATCACCACCGCGCAGTTCGACCGGGTCTTCAAGACCAACGTGTACGCCATGTTCTGGCTCTGCAAGTTCGCCGTGCCGCACCTGCCCGAGGGCTCCGCGATCGTCAACAGCTCGTCGATCCAGGCGTTCAACCCGGCGCCGCAACTGCTCGACTACGCCACCACCAAGGCGGCCATCGCCAACTTCACCAAGGCCCTCGCGCTGAACCTGGCCGACCGGGGCATCCGGGTCAACGCCGTGGCGCCCGGCCCGGTCTGGACCCCGCTCATCCCGGCCACCATGCCCGAGGAGAAGGTGAAGCAGTTCGGCACCGACACGCCCCTGGGCCGCCCCGCCCAGCCGGCCGAGCTCGCCCCCGCGTACGTCTTCTTCGCCTCGCAGGAGTCCAGCTACGTGACCGGGGAGATCCTCGGCGTGACCGGCGGCAAGCCGACCAAGTGA
- a CDS encoding DUF3626 domain-containing protein produces the protein MPDVMLTPAQAAALRHVRDAALRDRPAALAVIEGYLAGSGAAYRAEEVVAAVAAHGRLTLNFHPDRLLRDGRTVAEALDREGVYRSQFETGISNGGLTAFPGGDRDRWEEALFGGAYQRPGVPPTERPKYGGLNLLDHPDGACPRFGSCHLRLRPAALARATFCFGDSHLGPKDLGTTTVFEPVLAALLAATAETGISLGVAGMNTGTLLRTLLRRRERASDAAGRALDDYIEAQVHGEVSLARDVEAVVVDPSFRGTVEGRILAGLARRHGFALCWHTGFELPVDGVDAEFRGPAIPPLAARVHAEFARPGEPVHAALIGRAAASVVREPQRWADRGPTEVTLQHLKQLWHVLVRFGVPAAG, from the coding sequence GTGCCCGACGTGATGTTGACCCCCGCCCAGGCCGCCGCCCTCCGGCACGTCCGCGACGCCGCCCTCCGGGACCGGCCGGCGGCGCTCGCCGTCATCGAGGGGTACCTCGCCGGCTCGGGCGCCGCGTACCGGGCGGAGGAGGTCGTCGCGGCGGTGGCCGCGCACGGCCGGCTCACCCTCAACTTCCACCCCGACCGGCTGCTGCGCGACGGCCGGACGGTGGCCGAGGCGCTCGACCGGGAGGGCGTGTACCGCAGCCAGTTCGAGACGGGCATCTCCAACGGCGGCCTCACCGCGTTTCCCGGCGGCGACCGGGACCGGTGGGAGGAGGCGCTGTTCGGCGGGGCGTACCAGCGGCCCGGCGTGCCACCCACGGAGCGCCCGAAGTACGGGGGCCTCAACCTGCTCGACCACCCGGACGGCGCCTGCCCCCGGTTCGGCTCCTGCCACCTGCGGCTGCGCCCCGCGGCGCTCGCGCGGGCCACCTTCTGCTTCGGCGACAGCCACCTGGGGCCGAAGGACCTCGGCACGACGACGGTGTTCGAGCCGGTGCTCGCCGCGCTGCTGGCGGCCACCGCCGAGACCGGGATCAGCCTGGGCGTGGCCGGCATGAACACCGGCACCCTCCTGCGGACGCTGCTGCGCCGGCGCGAGCGCGCGTCCGACGCGGCCGGCCGGGCGCTGGACGACTACATCGAGGCGCAGGTGCACGGCGAGGTGAGCCTGGCCCGGGACGTCGAGGCGGTGGTGGTCGACCCCTCGTTCCGGGGCACCGTGGAGGGCCGGATCCTCGCCGGGCTGGCCCGGCGGCACGGTTTCGCGCTGTGCTGGCACACCGGGTTCGAGCTGCCGGTCGACGGCGTCGACGCCGAGTTCCGGGGGCCGGCCATCCCGCCGCTCGCCGCCCGGGTCCACGCCGAGTTCGCGCGACCGGGGGAGCCGGTGCACGCGGCGCTGATCGGGCGGGCCGCCGCCTCGGTGGTACGCGAGCCGCAGCGCTGGGCCGACCGGGGCCCGACGGAGGTGACCCTCCAGCACCTCAAGCAGCTCTGGCACGTCCTGGTCCGGTTCGGCGTCCCGGCGGCCGGCTAG
- a CDS encoding MFS transporter produces the protein MSTDRSSTPVDTAGSDDRRRWKALSVGLVAAFMTLLDVSIVNVAVPSIDRAIHATPSDLQWVLSGYALTFGLVLVPAGRFGDARGRRTAFVVGVALFTVTSALAGLARSPEWLIAARLVQGAAAGIVNPQVSGMIQQLFRGADRGRAFGLLGATIGISTAIGPLLGGLLIELGGEEHGWRWVFFVNIPVGILAVVLGWRLIPARPAGQPDRHRLDPVGVLLLGLGVTSVLLPLVQREQWRGPGKWVLIPVGLLFLAGFAFWERWYAQHRPPLFDLRLFRLRSYTLGSLIGLVYFAGFTAIFFIFTLYIQVGLGYSALAAGLAITPFALGSAAASALGGRVVTRYGRPLVAAGLLVVVLGLLATVWVLRDSPHRSVPLLTAVPFLLAGLGSGLVIAPNQTLTLSEVPVPQAGSGAGMLQTGQRIGSAAGIAGVGALFFSSLADSRGDFSVAYRHSLLLAVGIIALALVAALVDVVAGRRHSGAPS, from the coding sequence ATGAGCACGGACCGGTCGTCGACACCGGTGGACACCGCCGGGTCCGACGACCGGCGCCGCTGGAAGGCGCTCAGCGTCGGCCTGGTCGCGGCGTTCATGACCCTGCTGGACGTCAGCATCGTCAACGTCGCCGTGCCGTCGATCGATCGCGCGATCCACGCCACCCCCAGCGACCTGCAGTGGGTGCTGTCCGGGTACGCGCTCACCTTCGGGCTGGTGCTGGTGCCGGCCGGGCGGTTCGGCGACGCGCGGGGCCGGCGTACCGCCTTCGTGGTCGGGGTGGCCCTGTTCACCGTGACCAGCGCGCTGGCCGGGCTGGCCCGCTCGCCGGAATGGCTGATCGCCGCGCGGCTCGTCCAGGGCGCCGCCGCCGGCATCGTCAACCCCCAGGTGAGCGGCATGATCCAGCAGTTGTTCCGGGGCGCCGACCGGGGCCGGGCGTTCGGCCTGCTCGGCGCCACCATCGGCATCTCCACCGCGATCGGCCCGCTGCTCGGCGGGCTGCTCATCGAACTCGGCGGTGAGGAGCACGGTTGGCGCTGGGTCTTCTTCGTGAACATCCCCGTCGGGATCCTCGCCGTGGTGCTCGGCTGGCGGCTCATCCCGGCCCGCCCGGCCGGCCAACCGGACCGGCACCGGCTGGACCCGGTCGGGGTGCTGCTGCTCGGCCTCGGGGTCACCTCGGTGCTGCTGCCGCTGGTGCAGCGCGAGCAGTGGCGCGGCCCCGGCAAGTGGGTGCTGATTCCCGTCGGCCTGCTCTTCCTGGCCGGCTTCGCGTTCTGGGAACGGTGGTACGCGCAGCACCGGCCGCCGCTGTTCGACCTGCGGCTGTTCCGGCTGCGCTCGTACACCCTGGGCTCGCTGATCGGCCTGGTCTACTTCGCCGGGTTCACCGCCATCTTCTTCATCTTCACGCTCTACATCCAGGTCGGGCTCGGCTACAGCGCGCTCGCCGCCGGCCTGGCCATCACCCCGTTCGCGCTCGGCTCGGCGGCCGCCTCGGCGCTGGGCGGCCGGGTCGTCACCCGGTACGGCCGGCCACTGGTCGCCGCCGGGCTGCTGGTCGTGGTGCTCGGCCTGCTCGCCACCGTGTGGGTGCTGCGGGACTCGCCGCACCGCTCGGTGCCGCTGCTGACCGCCGTGCCGTTCCTGCTCGCCGGGCTGGGCAGCGGCCTGGTCATCGCGCCGAACCAGACGCTGACCCTCTCCGAGGTGCCGGTCCCGCAGGCCGGCAGCGGAGCCGGCATGCTGCAGACCGGGCAGCGGATCGGCTCGGCGGCCGGCATCGCCGGGGTCGGCGCGCTGTTCTTCTCCTCGCTGGCCGACAGCAGGGGCGACTTCTCCGTCGCCTACCGGCACTCGCTGCTGCTGGCCGTGGGGATCATCGCGCTGGCCCTCGTGGCGGCGCTCGTCGACGTCGTGGCCGGCCGCCGCCACTCCGGCGCCCCCTCCTGA
- a CDS encoding alkaline phosphatase D family protein — MTNTLDRRTLLRLAGASAGTAVLAGATLAGPSPAGAATAAFRHGVASGDPLPDGILLWTRVTPTPDALPGSAAGPDVEVSWQVAAEPDFRAPVAAGTLTTGPARDHTVKIAVSGLAAATTYWYRFGHAGEWSPTGRTMTAPPADAAVDRLRMGVVSCANWEAGYFAAYRRLADRGDLNLVVHLGDYLYEYGTGEFAAAGRVVRPTQPAHEVLTLADYRIRHALYKTDPDLQALHAAVPWVITWDDHEVANDEWSGGAENHTPGTEGPFADRLAAARQAYLEWMPVRVGADGTIYRRFRFGRLAELSMLDLRSYRSAQVSGPDVDDPNRTITGDAQMTWLKAGLSGSAARWKLVGNPVMIARLDVGALPSWLLGPLGKLLGIPENGAVLNADQWDGYNADRNELVDHLRATGTRDVVFLTGDIHTSWANEVTTRTTLFEPAAAEFVVPSVTSDNVNDFLKLPAGNALSRLGAGLLRSTNPHVRWAELDGHGYGVLDVTPQRCRMDWYHLADRTSSTSGSRWVAGWSVGTGSSRLRAESAPV, encoded by the coding sequence ATGACGAACACCCTCGACCGTCGTACCCTCCTGCGCCTCGCCGGGGCATCCGCCGGCACCGCCGTCCTGGCCGGCGCCACCCTCGCCGGACCGTCCCCCGCCGGCGCGGCCACCGCCGCCTTCCGGCACGGCGTCGCCTCCGGTGACCCGCTGCCGGACGGGATCCTGCTCTGGACCCGGGTCACCCCCACACCCGACGCCCTGCCCGGCTCCGCCGCCGGCCCCGACGTGGAGGTCAGCTGGCAGGTCGCCGCCGAGCCCGACTTCCGGGCGCCGGTCGCCGCCGGCACGCTCACCACCGGACCGGCCCGCGACCACACGGTGAAGATCGCCGTGTCCGGGCTCGCCGCCGCCACCACCTACTGGTACCGCTTCGGCCACGCCGGTGAATGGTCCCCGACGGGCCGGACCATGACCGCACCGCCCGCGGACGCGGCCGTCGACAGGCTGCGGATGGGCGTGGTCTCCTGCGCGAACTGGGAGGCCGGCTACTTCGCCGCGTACCGGCGGCTGGCCGACCGGGGCGACCTCAACCTCGTCGTCCACCTCGGCGACTACCTCTACGAGTACGGCACCGGCGAGTTCGCCGCCGCCGGCCGCGTGGTCCGGCCGACCCAGCCCGCGCACGAGGTGCTCACCCTGGCCGACTACCGGATCCGGCACGCGCTCTACAAGACCGACCCGGACCTGCAGGCGCTGCACGCCGCCGTGCCCTGGGTGATCACCTGGGACGACCACGAGGTCGCCAACGACGAGTGGTCCGGCGGCGCGGAGAACCACACCCCCGGCACCGAGGGCCCGTTCGCCGACCGGCTGGCCGCCGCGCGGCAGGCGTACCTGGAGTGGATGCCGGTCCGGGTCGGCGCGGACGGGACGATCTACCGGAGGTTCCGCTTCGGCCGGCTGGCCGAGCTGTCCATGCTGGACCTGCGCTCGTACCGGTCGGCGCAGGTCTCCGGCCCCGACGTCGACGACCCGAACCGGACCATCACCGGTGACGCGCAGATGACCTGGCTGAAGGCCGGGCTGTCCGGCTCCGCCGCCCGGTGGAAGCTGGTCGGCAACCCCGTGATGATCGCCCGCCTGGACGTCGGCGCCCTGCCGTCCTGGCTGCTCGGCCCGCTCGGGAAGCTGCTCGGCATCCCCGAGAACGGCGCGGTGCTCAACGCCGACCAGTGGGACGGCTACAACGCCGACCGCAACGAACTGGTCGACCACCTCCGGGCCACCGGCACCCGGGACGTGGTGTTCCTGACCGGCGACATCCACACCTCGTGGGCCAACGAGGTGACCACCCGGACGACGCTGTTCGAGCCGGCCGCGGCGGAGTTCGTCGTACCGTCGGTGACCAGCGACAACGTCAACGACTTCCTCAAGCTGCCGGCCGGCAACGCGCTGAGCCGGCTCGGCGCCGGGCTGCTCCGCTCCACCAACCCGCACGTACGGTGGGCCGAGCTGGACGGGCACGGGTACGGGGTCCTCGACGTGACGCCGCAGCGCTGCCGGATGGACTGGTACCACCTCGCCGACCGGACCAGCAGCACCAGCGGCAGCCGGTGGGTGGCGGGCTGGTCGGTGGGGACGGGTTCCTCCCGCCTGCGGGCCGAGAGCGCGCCGGTGTGA
- a CDS encoding NAD(P)-dependent alcohol dehydrogenase has protein sequence MRAIRMTAPGVLEQVEVPTPTAGPGEVLLRVGAVGACHSDLHILDAPAGLFPVPMTLGHEIAGTVDQLGPGVTGWSSGDRAAVYGIIGCGRCRACLRGAENACRVVPVGGIGLSRDGGLAEHVVVPASRLLHVGEIDLTQAAPLTDAGLTPYHAVELARDRLRPGTSCVVIGIGGLGHMALQILVATTAVRIIAVDTSVAALDLASRLGAHDVVQAGPDSVDRIRALVGPPPDGADVVLDFVGADPTVTTARQVVATGGQVLLVGLAGGTLPVRPVADEPPTVPLETAVEVPFWGTRAELQEVIALARSGQLQADVQTFPLTEAPEAYEMLRRGEIHGRAVIVP, from the coding sequence ATGCGCGCGATCCGGATGACCGCCCCGGGGGTGCTGGAGCAGGTGGAGGTGCCCACCCCGACCGCCGGACCGGGCGAGGTGCTGCTGCGCGTCGGCGCGGTCGGCGCCTGCCACTCCGACCTGCACATCCTCGACGCCCCGGCCGGACTCTTCCCGGTGCCCATGACCCTCGGGCACGAGATCGCCGGCACCGTCGACCAGCTCGGACCCGGTGTCACCGGCTGGTCGAGCGGCGACCGCGCGGCGGTCTACGGGATCATCGGCTGCGGCCGCTGCCGGGCCTGCCTGCGGGGCGCCGAGAACGCGTGCCGCGTGGTGCCGGTCGGCGGGATCGGGCTCAGCCGCGACGGCGGCCTGGCCGAACACGTCGTGGTGCCGGCGTCCCGGCTGCTGCACGTCGGGGAGATCGACCTGACCCAGGCGGCCCCGCTCACCGACGCCGGGCTGACCCCGTACCACGCCGTCGAGCTGGCCCGGGACCGGCTGCGTCCGGGCACGTCGTGCGTGGTGATCGGGATCGGCGGGCTCGGCCACATGGCACTGCAGATCCTGGTCGCGACCACCGCGGTACGGATCATCGCGGTGGACACCAGCGTCGCGGCCCTGGACCTGGCCAGCCGGTTGGGCGCGCACGACGTGGTGCAGGCCGGGCCGGACAGCGTGGACCGGATCCGGGCCCTGGTGGGCCCGCCGCCGGACGGCGCCGACGTGGTGCTCGACTTCGTCGGGGCCGACCCCACCGTCACCACGGCCCGGCAGGTGGTCGCGACAGGCGGTCAGGTGCTGCTGGTCGGCCTGGCCGGCGGGACCCTGCCGGTCCGGCCGGTCGCCGACGAGCCGCCGACGGTGCCGCTGGAGACCGCGGTCGAGGTGCCGTTCTGGGGCACCCGGGCGGAACTCCAGGAGGTGATCGCGCTGGCCCGGTCCGGTCAGCTCCAGGCCGACGTGCAGACCTTCCCGCTGACGGAGGCGCCGGAGGCGTACGAGATGCTGCGCCGCGGGGAGATCCACGGCCGCGCCGTCATCGTCCCCTGA